One Anastrepha obliqua isolate idAnaObli1 chromosome 6, idAnaObli1_1.0, whole genome shotgun sequence DNA window includes the following coding sequences:
- the LOC129249877 gene encoding uncharacterized protein LOC129249877, translating to MSSSVKTRDSALNAIKRYMAKSTDDAFTMDAENIKSYMQLLSEQWTRFNSAQDAVEISCGSDNAEIEESVRIQAETWYSTALANFNRVQKCRTEAQPASVTTPVSAAIRLPKMELPKFSGDSTEWIGFFDAFSTLVDCNAALSNGQKLHYLRSCLRGDALKIISGFKIFDVNYEEAWDLLKSRYKVMSVIVEGHFRAMANVKRAASDTADAIKGVIDAFQQHIRELKALGRPVEFWDDWLVYELVNKLDFETRKQWGLSLVTDEPPSFEQLSTFLEVRCRSLSMLSSSTVLVPAKGKTASVCKSTNVFHAVQDQNSTGCTFCNGPHKIYSCEKFRDLDANGKSKFVRESRVCMNCLSSGHYKAKCNSTSACRICHQRHHTLLHNTAATTNATTVAHFVNRSSPMLRAQMTTGRY from the coding sequence atgtcgagttCCGTAAAAACACGCGACTCCGCGCTTAACGCCATTAAGCGGTATATGGCCAAGAGTACGGACGATGCTTTTACAATGGatgcagaaaacataaaaagttaTATGCAACTGCTCAGTGAGCAGTGGACTCGTTTTAATAGCGCTCAAGATGCGGTCGAAATTTCGTGTGGAAGTGACAATGCAGAAATTGAAGAAAGTGTGCGAATTCAAGCTGAGACGTGGTACTCTACGgctttagcaaattttaatcGCGTACAGAAGTGTCGTACCGAAGCGCAACCCGCGTCCGTGACAACGCCTGTGTCTGCAGCAATACGGCTGCCAAAGATGGAGCTGCCCAAATTCTCTGGGGACTCCACGGAGTGGATCGGTTTTTTTGACGCATTTTCTACCTTGGTCGACTGTAATGCCGCCTTGTCAAATGGTCAAAAACTGCACTATCTTCGCAGTTGTTTAAGGGGTGACGCGTTAAAAATCATAAGTGGGTTTAAGATATTTGATGTTAACTATGAAGAAGCTTGGGACTTACTAAAATCGCGTTATAAGGTCATGAGCGTTATAGTTGAAGGACATTTTAGAGCTATGGCCAACGTAAAGAGGGCAGCTAGTGATACCGCCGACGCAATTAAGGGAGTGATCGACGCCTTCCAGCAACACATACGCGAGCTTAAGGCTTTGGGACGTCCAGTGGAGTTTTGGGACGATTGGCTAGTGTACGAACTAGTCAATAAATTAGACTTCGAGACACGAAAGCAATGGGGGCTATCACTCGTCACTGATGAGCCTCCGTCATTCGAACAGCTGTCCACGTTTTTAGAAGTTAGATGTCGTTCTCTATCAATGCTATCATCGTCAACGGTATTAGTGCCAGCTAAGGGTAAAACCGCGTCGGTGTGTAAGTCTACGAATGTGTTTCACGCAGTGCAAGATCAGAACAGCACGGGCTGTACATTTTGTAACGGGCCGCACAAAATATACAGTTGTGAAAAATTTCGGGACCTTGACGCAAACGGTAAATCTAAATTTGTGAGAGAATCGCGCGTGTGTATGAACTGCTTGAGTTCAGGCCATTATAAGGCAAAGTGTAACAGCACATCTGCATGCAGGATTTGCCATCAACGCCATCACACGCTGTTGCATAATACTGCCGCTACAACTAACGCTACAACCGTTGCTCATTTCGTCAACAGGTCGTCGCCCATGCTACGAGCTCAGATGACCACTGGCCGGTATTGA